The Sphingobacteriaceae bacterium genome has a segment encoding these proteins:
- a CDS encoding agmatinase family protein, which translates to MTKSEKIKNFDPNGVGQLNDGMFGLPFTLEECETVLIPVPWEVTVSYSGGTVNGPKAILDASYQVDLYDPLVKDAWKKGIAMDKINNSIKQKSNLLRKSAERYIEELANGKNPESPKLKSQANKIQKECLALNKWVKEKCLHFLNQNKTVGLIGGDHSTPLGMMQALAEKFGNYTILQIDAHADLRIAYEGFEFSHASIMYNALKIKEIDKLVQVGIRDYCEEELEIIQNSKGRIVTFFDRDIKYKMFNGDSWDRICNRIVNELPQNIYLSFDIDGLDPKLCPNTGTPVAGGFETEQILFLFEKIVKSGRKIIAFDLNEVTPGKNNDWDANVAARLLYRICNLVASSQNK; encoded by the coding sequence ATGACCAAAAGTGAAAAAATAAAAAATTTTGACCCTAATGGAGTCGGACAATTAAATGATGGAATGTTCGGACTTCCATTTACACTTGAAGAATGTGAAACCGTTCTGATTCCCGTTCCCTGGGAAGTAACCGTGAGTTATAGCGGCGGCACCGTAAACGGACCCAAAGCCATCTTAGATGCAAGTTATCAGGTAGACTTATACGACCCCTTAGTAAAAGATGCTTGGAAAAAAGGAATTGCTATGGATAAAATAAATAATTCCATAAAACAAAAAAGCAATTTATTAAGAAAAAGTGCCGAACGTTATATTGAGGAATTGGCTAATGGAAAAAATCCGGAATCCCCAAAACTAAAAAGTCAGGCGAATAAAATACAAAAAGAATGTCTGGCTTTAAATAAATGGGTGAAAGAAAAATGTTTGCATTTTCTGAATCAAAATAAAACGGTTGGATTAATTGGAGGTGACCATTCCACTCCATTGGGCATGATGCAGGCTTTGGCCGAGAAATTTGGCAACTATACCATTTTGCAAATTGATGCGCATGCCGATTTACGAATTGCCTATGAAGGATTCGAATTTTCGCACGCATCTATCATGTACAATGCTTTAAAAATAAAAGAAATTGATAAATTAGTACAAGTAGGAATTCGCGATTATTGTGAAGAGGAACTCGAAATCATACAAAACAGCAAAGGAAGAATTGTAACCTTTTTTGACAGAGATATTAAATACAAAATGTTTAATGGAGATAGCTGGGATAGAATTTGTAACAGAATTGTGAATGAACTTCCGCAAAATATTTATTTGAGTTTTGACATCGACGGTTTGGATCCAAAATTATGTCCAAATACCGGCACTCCTGTTGCAGGAGGATTTGAAACCGAACAAATTCTATTTTTGTTTGAAAAAATAGTAAAAAGTGGTAGAAAAATAATTGCATTCGATTTAAATGAAGTTACTCCGGGTAAAAATAATGATTGGGACGCTAATGTGGCCGCACGTTTATTATACAGAATCTGTAACCTGGTTGCGTCGAGTCAAAATAAATAA
- a CDS encoding TlpA family protein disulfide reductase: MKIIIPILLVLQLHAGLKVGPYRAVLFLNEKENILLPFNFEVTEKGKKIIIKNAEEKIEVSEIKFKKDSVFIQMPVFDTEFRCKITNEGLQGHWINHYRNENNIIPFKAYFGQTNRFDFVPGKANPYFEGKWECTFSPTSQDSSKAIGIFHHLEQTDYISGTFLTETGDYRFLEGMKNGNKMYLSCFDGSHAFLFVAELNTINETLSGVFYSGAHWQESWTAKRNEHFELKNADEITFALDKNKVVDFKYLNFDKKFVSLTDKKFENKPIIIQVMGSWCPNCMDESAYLSELYSVYKSQGLEIIALAFEKTTDFAKAKTQVNRLIKKFNIKYTVLLPLQTGKNKASESLNFVNNITAFPTTIFLNREHKIVKIHTGFSGPATGNEYLRFKENTESLIKNLLKL, from the coding sequence TTGAAAATAATTATCCCCATATTACTTGTTCTTCAACTTCACGCCGGATTAAAAGTGGGTCCTTACCGGGCTGTCCTTTTTCTAAATGAAAAAGAAAATATACTACTGCCTTTCAATTTTGAAGTTACTGAAAAAGGGAAAAAAATAATTATAAAAAATGCAGAGGAAAAAATTGAAGTAAGCGAAATAAAATTTAAAAAAGATTCCGTATTTATTCAAATGCCCGTTTTTGATACTGAATTTAGATGTAAAATTACCAATGAAGGTTTACAAGGACATTGGATTAACCATTACCGCAACGAAAATAATATTATTCCATTTAAAGCCTATTTCGGTCAAACAAATCGTTTTGATTTTGTCCCGGGTAAAGCAAATCCGTATTTTGAAGGCAAATGGGAATGTACTTTTTCGCCAACTAGTCAAGATAGCTCTAAAGCAATAGGCATTTTTCATCACTTAGAACAAACAGATTATATCTCCGGAACGTTTTTAACGGAAACCGGCGATTATCGATTTTTAGAGGGAATGAAAAACGGAAATAAAATGTATTTATCCTGTTTCGATGGCAGTCATGCTTTTCTTTTTGTGGCCGAATTAAATACCATTAATGAAACTTTGTCGGGAGTGTTTTATAGCGGGGCGCATTGGCAAGAAAGCTGGACTGCTAAGCGAAATGAGCATTTTGAATTAAAAAATGCCGATGAAATAACATTTGCACTTGATAAAAACAAAGTTGTAGATTTCAAATATCTAAATTTTGATAAAAAATTTGTTTCACTCACTGATAAAAAATTTGAAAATAAACCGATAATTATTCAGGTAATGGGGAGTTGGTGTCCCAATTGCATGGATGAAAGTGCTTACTTAAGTGAACTGTATTCCGTATACAAATCGCAAGGACTTGAAATTATTGCCTTAGCATTTGAGAAAACTACCGATTTTGCCAAAGCTAAAACTCAGGTTAACAGATTAATTAAAAAATTTAATATTAAATATACCGTTTTATTGCCCTTACAAACCGGAAAAAATAAAGCTTCCGAAAGTTTAAATTTTGTAAATAACATTACCGCTTTTCCTACCACTATTTTTTTAAATCGTGAGCACAAAATTGTGAAAATCCACACCGGATTTAGCGGCCCCGCCACCGGAAATGAGTATCTTCGCTTTAAGGAAAATACTGAATCGCTCATAAAAAATTTATTGAAACTTTAA
- the mnmH gene encoding tRNA 2-selenouridine(34) synthase MnmH, translated as MHTALDIQSFLQQSNLNGPVFDVRSPSEFAQGHIPGAFNLILFNDEERAQIGTLYKQKNRQEAVLRGLEIVAPKLTRLISEAEKNVQGKEIYIHCWRGGMRSGFVAQLLDMYGFKVYTLKGGYKTFRNFVLNGFSLPYKFYILGGKTGSGKTFILEKLREKKEQIINLEFIANHKGSAFGALGQAPQPSQEQFENILFTELFFMNKEKPIWLEDESKSIGKNMIPNPIREAIRSSKVFFLDIPFEERLNHILNEYGKFDKQDLKNSILKITKRLGGEQTKIAIDAIDANDFKTAFDYCLRYYDKTYTFGLESRVNPDVLKIEIEKFSIDYCTEILLQKVNELK; from the coding sequence TTGCATACTGCCTTAGATATTCAATCCTTCCTCCAACAATCAAATTTGAACGGCCCCGTTTTTGATGTTCGCTCCCCTTCCGAATTTGCACAGGGGCATATTCCGGGCGCATTTAATTTAATATTGTTTAATGATGAAGAACGTGCCCAAATAGGCACTTTGTATAAACAAAAAAACAGACAAGAGGCAGTTTTACGTGGACTGGAAATTGTTGCTCCAAAACTCACAAGGCTGATCAGCGAAGCTGAAAAAAATGTTCAAGGCAAAGAAATTTATATTCATTGTTGGCGCGGGGGGATGCGAAGCGGGTTTGTTGCCCAACTTTTAGACATGTACGGTTTTAAAGTGTATACACTCAAAGGAGGCTATAAAACTTTTCGGAATTTTGTTTTGAATGGTTTTTCTTTGCCCTATAAGTTTTATATTCTAGGAGGTAAAACCGGATCGGGAAAAACATTTATACTCGAAAAATTAAGAGAGAAAAAAGAACAAATTATAAATCTTGAGTTTATTGCCAATCATAAAGGATCGGCCTTTGGTGCACTGGGACAAGCACCTCAACCTTCACAAGAACAATTTGAAAACATATTATTTACTGAACTTTTTTTTATGAATAAAGAGAAGCCAATATGGCTGGAAGACGAAAGTAAATCTATTGGAAAAAATATGATTCCTAATCCAATTCGGGAAGCTATTCGGAGTTCTAAAGTTTTTTTTCTCGATATTCCTTTTGAAGAACGATTGAATCATATTTTAAATGAATATGGAAAATTTGATAAACAGGATTTAAAAAACTCCATTTTGAAAATAACAAAACGATTAGGTGGCGAACAAACCAAAATTGCCATCGACGCTATTGATGCAAATGATTTTAAAACCGCATTCGATTACTGTTTACGTTATTATGACAAAACCTACACCTTTGGTTTAGAAAGCAGAGTCAACCCCGATGTTTTGAAAATAGAAATTGAAAAATTTAGTATTGATTATTGCACCGAAATTTTATTGCAAAAAGTAAATGAACTGAAATGA
- a CDS encoding VOC family protein — MNRVTHFEIPCDNPEKTIAFFKDVFGWSFQQFGDEPYWIALSGDLTTPGINGAIMKKQDPNQPVANSIMVEDIDQAMIAIENAGGKIVVNKTPIPTVGWLAYFKDPDGNIHGVWQEDKNAGV; from the coding sequence ATGAATAGAGTAACGCACTTTGAAATTCCTTGTGATAATCCGGAAAAAACAATTGCCTTTTTTAAAGATGTTTTTGGATGGAGCTTTCAGCAGTTTGGCGACGAGCCCTATTGGATTGCTTTATCCGGAGATCTAACTACACCGGGTATAAACGGAGCAATCATGAAAAAACAGGATCCTAATCAACCTGTTGCCAATTCCATTATGGTTGAAGATATTGATCAAGCCATGATTGCCATTGAAAATGCCGGTGGCAAAATTGTGGTTAACAAAACGCCTATTCCTACTGTAGGTTGGCTTGCTTATTTTAAAGATCCGGACGGAAATATTCACGGAGTTTGGCAAGAAGATAAAAACGCCGGTGTATAA
- a CDS encoding riboflavin synthase, whose protein sequence is MFTGIIETFSKLEHIQKEGENIHFTFSSPIAQELKIDQSVAHNGVCLTITSLNQNLYTVTAIAETLQKSNLGELKEGDQVNIERCLQVNGRFDGHIVQGHVDTTAICKSISDQKGSKEFLFEYSADKGHITVEKGSITVNGVSLTVVKSLNTQFSVCLIPYTLTHTNFNNLQVGDQVNIEFDIIGKYLAKLASKN, encoded by the coding sequence ATGTTCACCGGAATTATAGAAACATTCTCCAAGTTGGAACACATTCAAAAAGAAGGTGAAAATATTCATTTTACTTTTTCTTCACCAATTGCTCAAGAATTAAAAATTGATCAAAGTGTGGCGCATAATGGTGTATGTTTAACTATAACTTCCTTAAACCAAAATTTATACACCGTTACCGCAATAGCCGAAACTTTACAGAAATCTAATCTCGGTGAATTAAAAGAAGGCGATCAAGTAAATATTGAAAGATGTTTACAGGTTAATGGTCGATTTGACGGGCATATAGTTCAGGGACACGTAGACACAACTGCAATTTGTAAATCTATCAGTGACCAAAAGGGAAGCAAAGAATTTTTGTTTGAGTATTCAGCCGATAAGGGGCACATCACCGTTGAAAAAGGAAGCATTACAGTAAATGGGGTTAGTTTAACGGTAGTAAAGTCTTTGAATACTCAATTTTCAGTATGCTTAATTCCATATACTTTAACACATACCAATTTTAACAATTTACAGGTGGGAGACCAAGTGAATATTGAATTTGATATAATTGGCAAATACCTGGCCAAACTAGCTTCAAAAAACTGA
- the selD gene encoding selenide, water dikinase SelD, giving the protein MNEKLKLTDYSRGSGCGCKIAPDVLQQILQKTTPSQKNAKLIVGNETNDDAAVLDIGNNLALISTVDFFMPMVNSAFDFGRIAAANAISDVYAMGGKPILATAILGWPIQNLPASLASEVISGARLVCNEANITLAGGHSVDNLEPLFGLSVNGLTHINNIKKNNTAKNGDLLYLTKKLGVGILSSALKREKLNENLTKNLIAQLTTLNSIGEKIGELNYVTAMTDVTGFGLIGHLIEMTENAGLSAEINFNAIQTIQGLEDCIAQGTIPDNLYRNWNSYEKEVENIGAFSFYPLNDPQTNGGLLIAVNPNHQSPFELFLSQNGLEEFSNPIGRIINEKDKRVIILNTK; this is encoded by the coding sequence ATGAATGAAAAACTAAAATTAACCGATTACAGCAGAGGCAGCGGTTGCGGATGTAAAATTGCACCGGACGTGTTACAGCAAATATTACAAAAAACAACACCATCACAAAAAAATGCAAAACTCATTGTTGGAAATGAAACCAATGACGATGCTGCCGTTTTGGATATCGGAAATAATCTCGCATTAATAAGCACCGTTGATTTTTTTATGCCCATGGTTAATAGCGCATTTGACTTTGGGAGAATTGCCGCAGCAAATGCAATTAGTGATGTTTATGCCATGGGAGGAAAACCAATTTTAGCTACGGCCATTTTAGGTTGGCCCATTCAAAATCTTCCTGCTTCACTTGCTTCAGAAGTTATTTCAGGTGCACGGTTAGTATGCAATGAAGCTAATATTACGCTTGCCGGCGGTCATAGTGTTGATAATTTAGAACCGCTATTTGGACTTTCTGTAAATGGACTAACACACATTAATAATATAAAAAAAAATAATACCGCAAAAAACGGCGACCTGTTATATTTAACCAAAAAATTAGGAGTTGGCATTTTATCCTCTGCACTTAAAAGAGAGAAATTGAATGAAAATCTAACGAAAAACTTAATCGCTCAACTCACCACGCTAAATAGTATTGGCGAAAAAATTGGCGAGTTAAATTACGTTACGGCAATGACTGATGTAACCGGTTTTGGTTTAATTGGGCACTTAATTGAAATGACGGAAAACGCAGGATTAAGCGCGGAAATTAATTTCAACGCAATCCAAACCATTCAGGGATTAGAAGATTGCATTGCGCAGGGAACTATACCTGATAATTTGTACAGAAACTGGAATAGCTATGAAAAAGAAGTGGAAAATATTGGCGCATTCTCATTTTATCCGCTCAATGATCCTCAAACCAATGGGGGTTTATTAATAGCAGTAAATCCAAATCACCAATCTCCATTTGAGTTATTTTTATCTCAAAACGGATTGGAAGAATTTAGCAATCCCATTGGAAGAATAATAAATGAAAAGGATAAGCGTGTAATCATTTTAAATACGAAATAA
- a CDS encoding SpoIIE family protein phosphatase, whose amino-acid sequence MGDTINIVDKNGRKQGRWLFFGRDSKGLKNKLLKFNQIVTDGHYTDGVKHGAWKSYHQNTNKIKNEVNYEYGELNGTVKLYNEKGKLTHEGTMKKNDWIGEYFIYSSSGDKIKKIAGGVAHKGYLKFSGIVTKNGKPVEDVVISIDRNELFYKKDSSKADGSFTFNLELSNVYIINFSKKGFNSQSLLINTYTQEIGDETVYELPDWKVAMTDNFAASATSDLFGFIINKPSNKIYYLKRKKGFGADGSYEHLLKRQLKGISNSTKLIMATTMETNKKLEIENLRIEQEKKLKEIELLQKEQMLHEVSLKEKENELLAKKMEAEKKEIALKLLEQEKKVKELKIQEQQNEALQKQLEAEKRAREIEQLSALANKQKLEALGQKKLLNEAEEKLEQDKLLQEMAARELDLANKEKNVKEAELSSKQKSFNLVLIGAAVLSLLLFVMVRIYLQKKKANTILENQKIEIEKQKDEIVEKGKIIEEKNEETLQSILYAKRIQHAILPPPSEIDPYLKNYFILYKSKDIVSGDFYFFSDKYAKSKKEVIIAAADCTGHGVPGAFMSMIGSEKLKDGVDLTSDPGLIIKELNNGLKTALRQSGETGTRDGMDISILNIPVDYKTSEKIKISYAGANRPLWVIKNNQNSILEYRATKHAVGGHTQDDQEFETHTFEFEVNDTLYIFSDGYADQFGGDKAKKMMTKRFKDILLKIKDLKMQDQKQYLIDHFEEWKGGNEQVDDILVIGVRL is encoded by the coding sequence TTGGGTGACACAATAAACATCGTTGATAAAAATGGCAGAAAACAAGGTCGCTGGCTCTTTTTTGGACGAGACTCTAAAGGATTAAAAAACAAACTACTTAAATTCAATCAAATTGTAACCGATGGACATTATACTGATGGTGTTAAACACGGCGCCTGGAAGTCGTACCATCAAAATACAAATAAAATTAAAAACGAAGTTAACTATGAATACGGTGAATTAAACGGAACCGTAAAATTATATAACGAAAAAGGTAAACTTACCCATGAAGGTACCATGAAAAAAAACGATTGGATTGGGGAGTATTTTATTTACAGCAGTAGCGGAGATAAAATAAAAAAAATTGCCGGAGGAGTAGCGCATAAAGGTTATCTTAAATTTAGCGGCATTGTTACCAAAAACGGAAAGCCTGTTGAAGATGTAGTTATTTCCATTGATCGTAATGAATTGTTTTATAAAAAAGATAGTTCTAAAGCCGATGGAAGTTTTACTTTTAATCTCGAACTTTCTAATGTGTACATAATTAATTTTTCTAAGAAAGGATTCAACAGCCAAAGTTTATTGATAAATACCTATACGCAAGAAATTGGTGATGAAACCGTGTACGAATTACCCGATTGGAAAGTAGCCATGACGGATAATTTTGCAGCTTCCGCCACTTCCGATCTTTTTGGCTTTATCATTAACAAACCAAGTAATAAAATTTATTACCTCAAACGAAAAAAAGGATTTGGAGCTGATGGTTCCTATGAACATTTATTAAAACGACAGCTTAAAGGAATCTCTAATTCTACTAAATTGATTATGGCCACCACTATGGAGACCAATAAAAAACTGGAAATAGAAAACCTAAGAATTGAACAAGAGAAAAAATTAAAGGAAATTGAATTGCTTCAAAAAGAGCAAATGTTGCATGAAGTTTCATTAAAAGAAAAAGAAAATGAATTGCTGGCCAAAAAAATGGAAGCCGAAAAAAAGGAAATCGCATTAAAATTGTTGGAACAGGAGAAAAAAGTAAAAGAACTGAAAATTCAGGAACAACAAAATGAAGCGCTTCAAAAACAACTAGAAGCAGAAAAAAGAGCCAGAGAAATTGAACAATTAAGTGCACTTGCAAATAAACAAAAACTAGAGGCACTTGGCCAGAAGAAATTATTAAATGAAGCTGAAGAAAAACTGGAACAAGATAAATTATTGCAGGAAATGGCAGCCAGAGAATTAGATTTAGCCAATAAAGAAAAAAATGTAAAAGAAGCAGAATTAAGCTCAAAGCAAAAATCTTTTAATTTGGTATTAATAGGCGCAGCTGTCTTAAGTTTATTACTTTTTGTAATGGTCAGAATCTATCTTCAAAAGAAAAAAGCTAATACAATACTTGAAAATCAAAAAATTGAAATTGAAAAACAAAAAGATGAAATTGTTGAGAAAGGCAAAATTATTGAAGAGAAGAATGAAGAAACTTTACAAAGTATTCTCTACGCTAAACGCATTCAACATGCCATTTTACCTCCGCCTTCTGAAATTGACCCTTATTTAAAAAATTATTTTATTCTATATAAATCCAAAGATATTGTGTCCGGAGATTTTTACTTTTTTTCCGATAAATACGCAAAATCTAAAAAAGAAGTAATTATTGCCGCCGCCGATTGTACTGGTCATGGCGTGCCCGGTGCTTTTATGAGTATGATTGGAAGCGAAAAATTAAAGGACGGCGTAGATTTAACTTCCGACCCCGGTTTAATCATAAAAGAATTAAATAACGGTTTAAAAACTGCATTACGTCAATCCGGCGAAACAGGCACCAGAGATGGTATGGATATTTCTATTTTGAATATTCCGGTTGATTATAAAACTTCTGAAAAAATAAAAATTTCATACGCAGGCGCTAATCGTCCGCTTTGGGTAATCAAAAATAATCAAAATTCAATATTAGAATATAGAGCCACAAAACACGCTGTTGGAGGTCATACCCAGGATGATCAGGAATTTGAAACACACACTTTTGAGTTTGAAGTAAATGACACCTTGTATATATTTTCTGATGGATATGCCGATCAGTTTGGCGGTGATAAAGCAAAAAAAATGATGACCAAACGATTTAAAGATATTTTGCTGAAAATAAAAGATTTAAAAATGCAGGATCAAAAACAATACCTCATTGATCATTTTGAAGAATGGAAGGGCGGTAATGAACAAGTGGATGACATTCTGGTAATAGGAGTTCGGCTTTAA
- a CDS encoding T9SS type A sorting domain-containing protein — translation MNSSIFTQGHLKAITIAIIFFFAFHLKSQSQNSAFLFTENKGQVSDQNHLPQTDVLFGGKSGHLVFHLKKKGFSYQLDKVLKWKNDDLFEKLGLPTPDHKPKLIPEKSIICRVDVSWLNVSALPQVLKEKKASFYANYYLPVCPQGVHEVSSYEEITYKNIYNGIDVKWHGLDGKLKYDYLIEAGANPHQIQLKIEGAESIHINSKGELIIKTAAGIIVEEKPIAYQNGKTIACSWKLNGNIVSYDLNQYNTTLPLIIDPGVRMWGTYYGGNDPDVGWGISCDSNGNVYQAGYAVTQGGTVIATSGSHQVLHGGGYENAFLAKFNTNGVRLWATYYGGSVRDLGMFCAVDPNDNVYMSGHTLSSNPGVIATPGSHQPNAGGDWDGYLVKFNSAGVRQWGTYYGGPTIEFGVSCAAAKDGTGDVYLCGKTQQTSGTVIATPGSFQSFFGGQEDAYLVKFNSAGVRQWGTYYGLEGTDQGNHVATDSQGYIYLLGNTSSTAGIATPGAYQTNYVFDFDAFLVKFNNSGIRQWGTYYGGNGDDRAHGFARDPASGALYIGGRTSSTNSISTDGSHQPVYAGGNWDGFLVKLNSTGSIRDWGTYYGGSAEDLIFSCAISNLGYPYIIGYAGTTSTSLASVGSHQPNHGGGLFDAVIAQFNTTGVRLWASYYGGNGYDVGQCSATDSNSNVYLGGLADAAGVGVISTAGAHQSVFGGGGTDAFLVKFYDCSVPDAPTNFTPFSVKNTCLGSAPSLTVSSLGSVNWYTVPSGGTSIFTGSIYPTGTLNIGVHNFYAEAFTCTNSAVRVPVSVTVNPLPNLNITSSNTMLCIGASCYLFASGVTSHTWNTGSNSSSLTISPTVNTTYTVNGTDINGCIGQATFEQSVTICVSINKLDLNENVLLYPNPFQENIQFENLPINSTITIYNLLGEIIIRGENSDSRHLLDTQILPSGIYLLSIENKSYTKVFRVIKN, via the coding sequence TTGAACAGTTCTATATTTACGCAAGGGCATTTAAAAGCGATTACTATTGCAATAATATTCTTTTTTGCATTTCACTTAAAATCACAATCGCAAAATTCTGCCTTTTTATTTACCGAAAATAAAGGGCAGGTTTCCGATCAGAATCATTTGCCTCAAACGGATGTTCTTTTTGGTGGTAAAAGTGGGCACCTGGTTTTTCACTTAAAAAAGAAAGGTTTTTCTTATCAACTAGACAAGGTCTTAAAATGGAAAAATGACGATCTATTCGAAAAACTAGGCTTACCTACACCTGATCATAAACCAAAACTTATACCGGAAAAAAGTATAATTTGTAGAGTAGATGTGAGCTGGTTAAATGTTTCGGCATTACCACAAGTCCTGAAAGAAAAAAAAGCTTCTTTTTACGCCAACTACTATTTACCGGTTTGCCCTCAAGGTGTGCACGAGGTTTCTTCTTATGAAGAAATTACCTATAAAAATATTTATAATGGCATTGATGTGAAATGGCATGGATTGGACGGAAAACTTAAATACGATTATTTAATTGAAGCCGGCGCTAATCCTCATCAAATTCAATTAAAAATTGAAGGGGCTGAAAGTATTCACATCAATTCCAAAGGAGAACTAATCATTAAAACAGCTGCAGGTATAATTGTTGAAGAGAAACCAATTGCTTATCAAAATGGAAAAACAATTGCTTGTTCCTGGAAACTCAATGGCAATATCGTTTCTTACGATTTAAATCAATACAATACAACCCTACCTCTCATTATTGATCCCGGTGTAAGAATGTGGGGAACCTATTACGGAGGAAATGATCCGGATGTGGGATGGGGAATTTCCTGTGACAGTAATGGTAATGTGTATCAAGCCGGTTATGCAGTTACCCAAGGTGGCACAGTAATAGCCACCTCCGGCTCCCATCAGGTTCTTCATGGTGGCGGTTATGAAAATGCTTTTTTGGCTAAATTCAACACTAACGGTGTGCGATTATGGGCAACTTATTACGGTGGCAGTGTACGTGATTTAGGTATGTTTTGCGCGGTTGATCCTAATGATAATGTTTACATGAGCGGTCACACCTTAAGCAGCAATCCGGGTGTAATTGCTACTCCCGGCTCACATCAACCAAACGCCGGAGGTGATTGGGACGGTTATCTGGTAAAATTCAATAGTGCCGGTGTTCGCCAATGGGGTACTTATTATGGAGGTCCCACTATTGAATTTGGCGTTAGCTGTGCAGCTGCAAAAGATGGTACAGGTGATGTTTACCTCTGTGGTAAAACCCAACAAACTAGCGGAACCGTTATTGCTACACCCGGGTCCTTTCAATCCTTTTTCGGCGGACAAGAAGATGCCTATTTAGTAAAATTTAATTCTGCCGGTGTTCGCCAATGGGGAACCTATTACGGTCTGGAGGGTACCGACCAGGGAAATCACGTAGCTACCGATTCACAAGGATACATTTATTTATTGGGAAATACCAGTAGTACAGCCGGAATTGCAACACCCGGTGCTTATCAAACTAACTACGTTTTTGATTTCGATGCTTTTCTTGTGAAGTTTAACAATAGCGGAATCAGACAGTGGGGAACGTATTATGGAGGAAATGGTGACGACCGAGCTCATGGTTTTGCCAGAGATCCTGCAAGTGGGGCCCTGTATATTGGAGGAAGAACCAGCAGTACCAATTCTATTTCTACCGATGGTAGCCATCAACCTGTTTATGCCGGAGGAAATTGGGATGGTTTTTTGGTTAAGCTAAATTCTACCGGAAGTATTCGCGATTGGGGAACCTATTATGGAGGTTCTGCAGAAGATTTGATTTTCAGTTGTGCCATTAGCAACTTAGGCTATCCTTATATAATCGGTTACGCCGGAACAACAAGTACTTCATTAGCCAGTGTGGGTAGCCATCAACCGAATCACGGAGGTGGTTTATTTGATGCGGTAATTGCGCAGTTTAATACTACCGGTGTACGTTTATGGGCCTCTTATTATGGAGGTAACGGTTATGATGTAGGGCAATGCTCAGCCACGGATAGCAACAGTAATGTTTACTTAGGAGGATTAGCAGATGCCGCCGGCGTAGGAGTAATTTCTACCGCAGGAGCTCATCAAAGTGTATTTGGCGGGGGGGGAACCGATGCTTTTCTGGTTAAGTTTTACGACTGTTCCGTGCCCGATGCGCCAACCAACTTTACACCCTTTTCAGTAAAAAATACTTGCTTAGGTAGCGCACCTTCGCTAACCGTTAGTAGTTTAGGCTCAGTGAATTGGTATACTGTTCCTAGCGGCGGCACTTCCATTTTTACAGGAAGTATTTATCCAACCGGAACTTTAAATATAGGAGTTCACAACTTTTATGCAGAAGCATTTACTTGCACAAACAGCGCGGTTCGTGTTCCGGTTTCTGTTACAGTAAATCCATTGCCTAATTTAAACATCACCAGTTCAAACACTATGTTATGTATAGGAGCATCCTGTTATTTATTTGCTTCCGGTGTAACATCACACACCTGGAATACAGGTTCAAACTCAAGTTCATTAACTATATCGCCCACTGTAAACACGACTTATACAGTTAACGGGACCGATATTAATGGTTGTATCGGACAAGCCACATTCGAGCAATCAGTAACTATTTGTGTTTCTATAAATAAACTTGATTTAAATGAAAATGTACTCCTTTACCCCAATCCCTTTCAAGAAAACATTCAATTCGAAAATTTACCGATAAACTCAACTATAACAATATATAACCTCTTAGGTGAGATTATTATTCGGGGAGAAAATTCAGATTCCAGGCATCTACTTGACACTCAAATTCTCCCAAGCGGCATATATCTATTGAGTATAGAAAACAAATCTTACACCAAAGTTTTCAGGGTCATTAAAAATTAA